Part of the uncultured Cohaesibacter sp. genome is shown below.
CGCCGAGAAAGGGAGAGCGCCGTTGATCGCGAAACTGATGGTAATGCTGGCCGCATTGGCCGCTCTCTGGATCATATCGAAACTGTTGGTCAAGATCCGCGCCCAGGGTTCCGAGCTCAACCGGCGCCGTGAGGCCGAGGTGCTGCAGCGTCAGGCTGAAGTCATCAGGGAAGACCGTGCGAGGGCAGAGCGCGAAGCCGATATCATCGATCTTGAAGAAGACCCCGAAACCGGCGATTTCCGCGAGAGGCGTTAGCTAAACAGGGCAGGGGAAGGCGTCCGCGTCCCCCTTGCCAAGAGACCATTCTGGACACTAGCATTGACAATGTCCCGCACGCATGGCGGGAAGAGATCGCCCGGGGGAGGGGCGTTGTCATGTCTGTGCTTGATCAGATCCTGCCAATTCTGTTTCTCATTCTGGCAGGCATGTCGTTGCGCCTGCTCAAGGTTCTGTCCGCCGAGATCATGGAGGGACTGACCCGGCTGGTGGTCAATCTGGTCCTGCCCAGCGTGCTGTTCACGGTCTTTCTCGATATGGAGATGAAGGCATCCTATCTTGGGATGTTTGTGGTAACAGCAGCCATCTGCGGTGGGCTCTATGGTCTTGGACGTCTGGTCGGGCCCAAGCTCGCGCCCAGACACCCCTATTTTCCGTTCCTGATGACCGGCTTTGAATATGGCATGCTTGGTGTGAGCCTGTTCGGTGGCGCCTATGGTCTGCAGGCTGTGGGCTATATCGCGGTGGTCGATCTGGCGCACGAGCTGTTCATCTGGTTCATTTTTGCTCCCATGCTGATGATCCGCCGCGATGGGCGGAGCGATCCTGCAGCCATCCTCAAGATGTTTGTCACCTCGCCGGTGGTGATCGGGCTGGTGGCTGGCCTTGTCTGCAACGGGCTCGGCCTGTCAGAGACCATCAAGACCACGCCGGTTCTGACCAGCCTCTATGGTACCATGAAACTGTTGGCGGGCATGGCCATTCCACTCATCCTTCTGGTGGTGGGGTATGGCATTCGCATTCATCGTGAAGGTCTTGGCGATGTGCTGAAACTGGTCGCCTTGCGCTATGGCATTCTGGTGCCGCTGGCCCTGCTGCTCAACAGCCTCGTGCTCGATGGTCTGCTCGGGCTTGGTGCGCCCTTCCAGATGGCCTTTTTCACCTTGATGATCCTGCCGCCACCCTTCATCATTCCACTGTTCATGCAGAAGGCAACCGAACACGAGAAGGCCTATGTGATCAACGCGCTTGCCGTTTCTACTGTGGTCAGTCTGGCGATCTTCGCGCTCTATCTTGGCTTCCATCCCACGCTGTGATGCCTTGCCGGGCATATTGATTTCTAGCCCCAAACCGGTTCCAGCACGTCAGCGGCCAGATAGCCGTCGTCACCCAACCGGCCATGGCTCGACAGCCAGTCAAGAAAGATCCGGGCGCTGGGGCCGGGCTGGGGACGCTCCGAGGAGGGCCTCACCACCAGTCCGTCCCGGAAGCAGTAGAAACCGGCTGGAGCAACCAGCGTTCCGGATTTCAGTTCTTTTTCGACCAGAAACTTCGGTGCGAGCGCCACCCCCATGCCCCGCTCGGCAGCTTCATGGGCGAGCCCTACCAGCTCGAAGGTCTGCTGGGTCTGGCTCACGATCCTGATGCCTGTCAGCTCGGACCAGCGCTCCCAGCCTGCCTCCGATCCGCGCCGGTTGATCCGGGTGCGAAAGCGAAAGGCATTGCCCTCAATACTGTAGCCATAGGTCGGCGAAAGCACCGGCCCGATATACACATCTCCCAGGGTGGTCGCATTCGGATGGGTCTCCATCGAGCTTGCCAACCGGTCCCAACTGAGCACCAGATCGACAGAGCCATCAATCGTGTGGGAATTTTGCGGCACGGTCAGGGCGATCTGGATCTCGATATCGGGATGATGCCGGTTGAACCGGGCCACAATCGGTATCGCCCAGACGCGGGCAAAGGTTGAACTGACCTTGATGGAAACCGTCTGTTGCTTCCGGCTGCGCGTCACCTCGGCATAGCCCCTGCGGATGTCGGCAAGGCTTGCAGACACCACAGTGGCAAATTTCTGCCCCTCCGGTGTCAACCGGACTCCCGATCCATGCTTTTCGAACAATGCGATACCGGCGTGATCCTGCAATTGGTGCAATTGCTTGCTTACTGCGCTGTGGGTCCGTCCGAGCTGATGGGCCGCGCCGGTCACCGATCCGCAGTGATAGAGGGCGTCAAAGGCCAGCAAGGAGGCAAGCGGGGGCAGGTGCACCATGGAAAGAGGCTCCGATAGAGGCGGGCATGTCACTTTTTCTCACATATAAGGTTTCTATTTTTCAATTTTATTACAGTTCAAAAAAGCGCAATAATTGCACCATGGTGAATCCTGTCGGCATCGTACGGGCAATGGATAACAATAATAATCAAGGAGAAGGCCATGAAGGCAACGTTTGAAGGCGAGTTCAACCGCTTCGGCGACAGGGAAGTGCTGGCGCTGATCGAAAAGGCAACCGGGCAGTCCGGCAAACCGGCAACAATGCGGGAAATTCTGGTGCTCTGGCTCGATCGCTACAGGCAGCGTCGGCAGATGGCGCGTGATCTCAACTCCGTCGGTTTTACCGACGCGGTACTCGAAGATTTCGGGTTGACCCGGCAGCAGGCGGAAAAGCAAGCCGCAAAGCATTTCTGGCAGGCCTGAAACCTGCCAGAAAGCGATTTGGAAAGCATACGGAACTCATTGCCTCGCGCACCGGATCGATGCACAAAGCAGGTCCCCCGACTTAGCCGATTTCGGCGTGCGAGGTGATGATTCTGGAGACGAGGCCGTAATCCTTGGCCTCTTCGGCAGAAAGCCAGTAGTCGCGGTCAGTATCGGCTGCGATCTTCTCGATCTGTTGACCGGTGGCCTCTGAGAACAGCTTGTTGAGGCGCTCGTTCATCTTGATGATCTCGCGGGCCTGGATTTCGATATCCGATGCCATGCCGCGTGCTCCGCCGGACGGTTGATGCAGCAGGAAGCGGGTGTTCGGCAGGCACAGACGGCGCTCGACCGGCACCGAAATATAGATCAGTGCGCCAGCGGATGCGACCCAGCCGGTGCCGATGACCCAGACCTTCGGCTTGATGAACTTGATGATGTCATGCATGCAGTCGCCAGATTCGACATGGCCGCCGGGGGAGTTGATGAAGACCTTGATGTCCTCGTCTCCTGTTGCGGCAAGGGCGATCAACTGCGCGCTGACCTTCTGGGCCATTTCCTGCGTGACTTCACCGTAAATGAAGACGGACCGGGATTTGAACAGGGCCTCGGCCGCATCCTTGCCCATTGAGTCTTCCGACTTTTTCTCATTTTCTTCGCTCATGGCGCGAACTCCCATATGGCAATTGACTATGCCCTTTTGGCATCTGGCTCAAACCGGGCGTCGAATCAAACATAGTTCGCGCCCACCTTAATAACAACACGTGAACAAGTCCTTTTATGAATGCAACAAAATGGCTCATTGAATGCATCTTCGAGGTGTTGTTTGCAGAAAAGGGCACAAGGCTGCATGTCTGCTCAAGGGGTCTATAGAGGAGAAGAAGGCAAAACAGGTTGCCGAATGTCCGGTTTTGTGGAATCTAATCGATACAACCTCCGTTAAACCTCAGAGTTTAAAACACTTTCAATTTACATGTCTGTTCTTGCGCGGAGACCTGTCTGATATTTCAAACGACCCGGGCAAGGTCGCTTTTGCATGCGCTT
Proteins encoded:
- a CDS encoding ATP-dependent Clp protease proteolytic subunit → MSEENEKKSEDSMGKDAAEALFKSRSVFIYGEVTQEMAQKVSAQLIALAATGDEDIKVFINSPGGHVESGDCMHDIIKFIKPKVWVIGTGWVASAGALIYISVPVERRLCLPNTRFLLHQPSGGARGMASDIEIQAREIIKMNERLNKLFSEATGQQIEKIAADTDRDYWLSAEEAKDYGLVSRIITSHAEIG
- a CDS encoding LysR family transcriptional regulator — protein: MVHLPPLASLLAFDALYHCGSVTGAAHQLGRTHSAVSKQLHQLQDHAGIALFEKHGSGVRLTPEGQKFATVVSASLADIRRGYAEVTRSRKQQTVSIKVSSTFARVWAIPIVARFNRHHPDIEIQIALTVPQNSHTIDGSVDLVLSWDRLASSMETHPNATTLGDVYIGPVLSPTYGYSIEGNAFRFRTRINRRGSEAGWERWSELTGIRIVSQTQQTFELVGLAHEAAERGMGVALAPKFLVEKELKSGTLVAPAGFYCFRDGLVVRPSSERPQPGPSARIFLDWLSSHGRLGDDGYLAADVLEPVWG